The nucleotide window TTGCAGCATTCTTCGCTGCGTGGATCCTCCACGAACGCCTCAGCGTACGAGGATGGACGGGCGCCGGGTTGATCGTCGCCGGCATCTACCTGGTCCTGGCACGCTCCGACGAGACGGACGCGCTCCCGGCCGCCGAAGCGATCACACCTGCTCATTGAGGCGCCGCATCGCCTCCTCCATGTCGCGCCGCCGTTGAACGTGCCGAATGCCGCGCGCGACAACGCGGATCGCACCGAGGAGGCCAAAGAGTGCAATCGTGAGCAGAAGCAACAGTTCGAGGCCGTCCGTGTAGGCGACGCGACATGACACCAGCCCGTGCGGACAAAGTCCGTAGCCGGTCCCTCCGCCCGCGAGATTGAGCAGCACGAACAATGGCACGACCGCCACGCCGAGGGCGGCAGCCAGAAGCACACCGAGGAGGACACGAAGCCACGTCACAGGCAGCAAGAGTACCCGCCTCCCGGTGTCCTCTCGGTACAATCCGCTTGGTGGACTTCTATCAGGAACCGTTTACGGCTGAGGAAATCAGCGTCCTCTCCCCGTTCTTCAGCAATGTGGACCGCCCCGTCTTTGCCCTGATCAACCTCCCCGAAGTGGTCAAAGGCGCCCTGTTCGCCCGCTACAGCCGCAGCTCCAAGTCGCTGCGGCGTCTCTTCCTCGACGAGTTCCTTGCGGACGCCGAAACCGGCATCGCGATGATCGCGCGACGCATCGGCACGAACGATCCCCTCTACAGCCTTCGCAAGGCGGAACGGCTCTACGACCGGGTCTTCTTCGAGTTCGGCGATGACTCCGTCGCCCAGCTGGGAGGAGCACATATCGCCTGTGAGCAGGCATCGAACCTGCTCACCAAGGTTCTCGAACGCGGCCGGCTCGCCGCATACCTCGAGCAGAGCACCCGCTATATCTACTACGACACGAAACTCGGCGACCGCTACCGGTACATGATCCCGCCCGAAATCGCCGCTTCGGATCACGCCGCGGCCTACCGCCGAATCTTGGACCTCCTCTTCGACGCCTACTCGCAGGTCGTGCGCAGAATGACCGACATCTACGCGCAACGCTTTCCCCGACGGGACGACCCGCTAGGCGTATGGAAAGCCACGATCAGGGCGAAGGCATGCGACGCGGCGAGAGGGCTGCTCCCGGCATCCACACTGTCCAACGTCGGGATCTACGCGTCGGGTCAGGCATACGAGATGGCACTCATGCGGATGCAGGCGCATCCCCTTGTCGAGGTGCGCGAGTACGGGGACATGATGCTCAACGAGTTGCGCACCGTCATCCCATCGTTCCTGCGACGCGTCGATGTGGAGGACCGCGGCGTCGTGTGGAGCGAATATCTGGCCGAGACCGAGGCTGCGATTCGTTCCATCGTGGCTGACCTTGGCGAAACACCCGATCCACAGCCGCTGGTGACGCTTACCGACTGGGATCCCGAGGCCGAAGTAAAGCTGGTAGCCGCCGCCCTCTACTCCGCATCGAACCTACCCGATGCCCAGTTGCTCCGGATCGCCAACGCCATGCCGATGGATGAGCGCGCCAAGGTGATTACCGCCATGGTCGGTAACCGGAGTAACAGACGGCATCGGCCGGGGCGGGCGATGGAGCGCCCCATGTACCGTTTCGACGTCCTGTGTGATTACGGGGCATTCCGTGACCTCCAGCGGCACCGCATGTTGACCATCGACTGGCAGGAGTTGACGACCGACCACGGCCAGGATGCACCTCACGATCTGGCCGATGCCGGTCTCACAGATTCATGGAACCGGGCGATGGCCGAAGCTGCAGCATTTCACAACACCCTGAAACGCTCCGTGGGTTCGACGGTCGCCCAGTATGTCGTGCCCTTCGGCTTCAATATCCGTTTCGTCATGGAGATGAACGCTCGCGAGGCGTTCCACCTGCTCGAGTTGCGAAGTCAGCCCGCTGGTCACCCGGGATACCGCAAAGTGGTCCAGGAGATGCACCGGCAGATCGGTCAGGTCGCAGGACACCATCTGATCGCCGACGCGATGCGCTACGTCGACTACTCCGAACCCGACCTCGAACGCCTCGACAGTGAGCGTCGTGCCGCACGGAGGCGCAAGAGCTAGAAGTCCCGTCACTTGGGAGAGACCTGCGACCCGGCGTCGAAGCGATGGGGAGGCACCTTCCGAGAGAGAGAGGCCGCCCCGGCACAGCCCGGGGTCCCTTACCGGCTCAGGAACGGCGCAGCGGGATCCTCAGCACGAGTGACCCCTCCTCCAGCGACCAGCTCGCGGCTGCCACCAGAGAAAAGTCCGTATAGTCGCGTTCCGCCTGCTCGATGAGGGCTCTGCGCTCCGGCCCGGCTACGGGCGGAAGGCCTCGCTCTTTCACCGTCTTTGCCCGTTCCTTGAAACGCTGCAAGAACTCGTCCACGTCGAACTCGGCCATGCTTCCTCCTTCATCGGGAGCCCACTGAGCAATGAATGACACATGTCTTGACGACTGTGCATCGTCACTCGCTGCGCTCTTCGCCTCGACCCACCCAGAAGGGTGCGCCTTCGTCGCGCGGCCTAGGCGGTGTCGTGCTCAGCAACCGATCCTCGCACAGGCATCACTCGCCAGACTCATGGAAGGCTACCGCTTTCCGATGGTTTCGAAACGGCGGTGCCGTTGTGGCGCACTACGCTGATCGCGTGCTCGATAAGCGATTGCTCATCATCACCGGCAAGGGTGGTGTCGGCAGATCTGCCGTCAGTGCCGCTCTCGCACTTCGTGCCGCGCACGAGGGCAAGAAAGTGCTCGCAATCGCGATGACCGACGACACCGGTCTGGCGGCCCACTTGGGAGTCGACAGGCTCGACTACGCACAGACCCGCATCCAACCAGGCCTCCAAGCCATGGCGATCCAACGGCCCGCCGCACTCAACGAATACCTCCGAGTTCAACTCGGCGTCCCGAGAGTCGCCCAGCTTGGCCCGGTTGCGAGAGCATTCGATGCCGTTGCGTCGACGGCACCTGGCATCCGGGAGGTCATCACGATCGGGAAAGTCCTCTACGAGGCCAGAAGCGGCCCCTGGGACCTCGTCGTCGCGGATGGCCCTCCAACCGGCCAGATCGGCTCGCACCTGCGGGCCCCGACGACCGTCGCCAGACTCGTCGGGACCGGTCGGGTTCTCGATCAAACGGAGTGGATGTCTCACCTGCTCGCGGACGACAGCGCGACCGGTATGGTCATCGTGACGATCCCAGAGGAACTCCCCGTCACCGAAACCCTCCAAAGCCTCGAAGATGTGCGCGAGGAGGGACTGGTCACCACAACCGCCGTCGTGGTGAATCGGGCTCTGCCCGCCCTCGGCATCGAGACGGACGACATCGACCGTCTCGAGGATGGGTCTGCCAAAGAAGCGGCCCTGCTCCATGTGGCCTTGTACGAGGAGCAGCAGCGCTGGCTCCGAGATCTGCCCGATGGGCCACAGATCCCGTACTTGTTCGGCCTGCACACACCGCCCGAAGTCGCAGAACGAATAGCGGACCTGTGGAGGCTCCTGTGAGCACTCGTATCGTGCTGATCACCGGCGGGGGTGGCGTCGGCAAGACAACCCTGTCCGCAGGGTTGGCGCTGGCGGCGGCCCGGCGCGGCCATCGCACGCTCGTGCTCACCATCGATCCGGCCAAGCGGCTCGCGACGGCCCTTGGACTCGACGATCTGGGCTCGGACCCGACTCCTTTGACCGAAGAGCCTCTGCTCTGGGGGGCGATGGTCGACGCCGCCCGGTCCTGGAACGAGATCGCCCAGCACTACGCGCCGCCGGAGGTTGCACCGAGGCTGACCTCAAACCCCTTCTTCGAGGCTGCAACGCAGCATTTCCCGGCGTCCCAGGCATTCGCCGCTGCAGAAGAGATGACTCTGCAGGCCCAGAGCAACCGATGGGATGTGATCGTCGTGGACACCCCGCCCGCAGCCGGCGGCATCGAGTTCTTCACTTCTCCGGCCAGGATGCGCGACCTCATCGGTGGCCGCCTTCTCAAGTGGCTCACCGGCGGCTCGCTGCCAGGTCGCAAACTGTTCTACCGGTTCACCGCTCGCCCTGCCCTGCGGATCGCAGATGTCGCGCTCGGTTCCGAGCTTCTCGAAGCGGTTGCCGACTTCCTGCTCGATCTTCGTGCCGCATACGACGGTATCGCCCGAAGAAGCAAGGAAATCGAACGCCGGCTTCACAGCGCTCACACGGTGGTGGTGACCACCGCCGATCCGGCGCCCATCGCCGAAGCTGCCCGCTTCTTCGAACTCGAACCGGGACCACCGGAATTCGTCGTCTTCAATCGCACATTGCCCGCAGCATGGTACGAAGCCGAGTCTCCCGTCTCCGGACCCATTGCCGAGAATCTTCACCGGTGGGGAACCGAGGCTCACCGCCAAGCCGCAGTCCGCCATCGGTTCTCTGCGCGATGGCACATTCGTCCGGCAACGATCCCGTGGCAGTCGAGCGCCCCCACGGACCTGGAGCGCCTCGCCGCGATGATCGACT belongs to Gammaproteobacteria bacterium and includes:
- a CDS encoding AAA family ATPase, whose protein sequence is MSTRIVLITGGGGVGKTTLSAGLALAAARRGHRTLVLTIDPAKRLATALGLDDLGSDPTPLTEEPLLWGAMVDAARSWNEIAQHYAPPEVAPRLTSNPFFEAATQHFPASQAFAAAEEMTLQAQSNRWDVIVVDTPPAAGGIEFFTSPARMRDLIGGRLLKWLTGGSLPGRKLFYRFTARPALRIADVALGSELLEAVADFLLDLRAAYDGIARRSKEIERRLHSAHTVVVTTADPAPIAEAARFFELEPGPPEFVVFNRTLPAAWYEAESPVSGPIAENLHRWGTEAHRQAAVRHRFSARWHIRPATIPWQSSAPTDLERLAAMIDSAEGLDLKRLLGN
- a CDS encoding thymidylate synthase; amino-acid sequence: MARPPRRGRQPEAHRGGHEATSQAARVPASRCPLGTIRLVDFYQEPFTAEEISVLSPFFSNVDRPVFALINLPEVVKGALFARYSRSSKSLRRLFLDEFLADAETGIAMIARRIGTNDPLYSLRKAERLYDRVFFEFGDDSVAQLGGAHIACEQASNLLTKVLERGRLAAYLEQSTRYIYYDTKLGDRYRYMIPPEIAASDHAAAYRRILDLLFDAYSQVVRRMTDIYAQRFPRRDDPLGVWKATIRAKACDAARGLLPASTLSNVGIYASGQAYEMALMRMQAHPLVEVREYGDMMLNELRTVIPSFLRRVDVEDRGVVWSEYLAETEAAIRSIVADLGETPDPQPLVTLTDWDPEAEVKLVAAALYSASNLPDAQLLRIANAMPMDERAKVITAMVGNRSNRRHRPGRAMERPMYRFDVLCDYGAFRDLQRHRMLTIDWQELTTDHGQDAPHDLADAGLTDSWNRAMAEAAAFHNTLKRSVGSTVAQYVVPFGFNIRFVMEMNAREAFHLLELRSQPAGHPGYRKVVQEMHRQIGQVAGHHLIADAMRYVDYSEPDLERLDSERRAARRRKS